One genomic region from Mastacembelus armatus chromosome 21, fMasArm1.2, whole genome shotgun sequence encodes:
- the LOC113123923 gene encoding trace amine-associated receptor 13c-like, which produces MEVEDGAELCFPQLNTSCRKPTFSRSDVVLLHIVLSSVSVLTVALNLLIIISISHFRQLHTNTNTLLLSLAVSDFLVGLVLMPGETLRQTDCWFLGDLTCSLYIYVSCIITSASVGNMVLISADRYVAICDPLHYPTRVTLRRVKLCVCLCWLISVFYNCIFFKDDLTEPDRYNSCYGQCVFDIDYIVEVVDVVVTFIAPVTVIIVLYMRVFVVAVSQARAMRSHITAVTLQRSVTHTTKSELKAARTLGVLVAVFLTCFCPYYCLSLAGDNFLGGTSAAYVVHLFFFNACLNPLIYALFYPWYRKAVKLIVTLQILQPGSRETNVL; this is translated from the exons ATGGAAGTTGAGGATGGAGCAGagctctgctttccacaactcaacacctcctgcaggaagcCCACATTTTCCAGGTCTGATGTTGTGCTCCTTCACATTGTGctgtcctctgtctctgtgctcactgtggctctgaacctgctcatcatcatctcaaTCTCCCACTTCAG gcagctccacacaaacactaacaccctcctcctctctctggctgtctcagatttTCTCGTGGGCCTTGTCCTAATGCCTGGAGAAACCCTCCGACAAACAGACTGCTGGTTTCTTGGTGATCTCACTTGTTCTCTGTATATTTATGTGTCTTGCATCATTACCTCTGCCTCAGTAGGAAACATGGTTCTTATATCAGCCGACCgctatgtggctatttgtgaccctctgcattaccCCACCAGAGTCACTTTAAGAAGAGTGaaactctgtgtttgtctgtgttggctcatttctgttttctacaactgtatattttttaagGATGATCTGACTGAACCAGACAGATATAACTCCTGCtatggacagtgtgtgtttgacattgATTATATTGTCGaagttgttgatgttgttgtgaCCTTTATTGCTCCAGTTACTGTCATCAtagttctgtatatgagagtgtttgtcgtggctgtgtctcaggctcgggCCATGCGCTCtcacattacagctgtcacactgcagcgttcagtgactcacacaacaaaatctgagctaaaagcagccaggactcttggtgttctagtagctgtgtttttaacatgtttctGTCCATATTACTGTTTATCTCTTGCTGGGGATAACTTCCTCGGTGGTACGTCTGCAGCTTATGTggttcatttgttcttttttaatgcCTGTCTGAACCCTCTAATCTATGCCTTGTTTTATCCATGGTATAGAAAAGCTGTTAAGCTCATTGTCACTCTGCAGATTCTGCAACCTGGATCTCGTGAGACCAACGTACTGTAG
- the LOC113123830 gene encoding trace amine-associated receptor 13c-like, translating into MEVEDGAELCFPQLNTSCRKPTFPGSDVLFLHIVLFSVSVLTVALNLLIIISISHFRQLHTNTNTLLLSLAVSDFLVGLVLMPGETLRQTGCWFLGDLMCSLYKYVSFIISATSVGNMVLISVDRYVAICDPLHYPTRVTERRVKLCVCLCWLGSVFYNSLYFKDDLTEPGRYNSCYGQCVFVISYIAGIVDLVVTFIAPVTVIIVLYMRVFVVAVSQARAMRSHITAVTLQRSVTHTTKSELKAARTIGVVVAVFLMSFCPYYCVSLAGDTALNGSSASFVLYVFFSNSCLNPLIYALFYPWFRKAVKLIVTIEILQPGSCEASVL; encoded by the exons ATGGAGGTTGAGGATGGAGCAGAGCTTTGCTTTCCACAACTgaacacctcctgcaggaagcCCACATTTCCAGGATCTGATGTTTTGTTCCTTCACATTGTgctgttctctgtctctgtgctcactgtggctctgaacctgctcatcatcatctcaaTCTCTCACTTCAG gcagctccacacaaacactaacaccctcctcctctctctggctgtctcagacTTTCTCGTGGGCCTCGTACTGATGCCCGGAGAAACCCTCCGACAAACAGGCTGCTGGTTTCTTGGTGATCTCATGTGTTCTCTATATAAATATGTATCTTTCATCATTAGTGCTACCTCAGTAGGAAACATGGTTCTGATATCAgttgaccgttatgtggctatttgtgaccctctgcattaccCCACAAGAGTCACTGAGAGAAGAGTGaaactttgtgtttgtctgtgttggctTGGATCTGTTTTCTACAACAGTCTCTATTTTAAGGATGATCTGACTGAACCAGGCAGATATAACTCCTGCtatggacagtgtgtgtttgtcattagCTATATTGCAGGAATTGTTGACCTGGTTGTGACCTTTATTGCTCCAGTTACTGTCATCAtagttctgtatatgagagtgtttgttgtggctgtgtctcaggctcgggCCATGCGCTCtcacattacagctgtcacactgcagcgttcAGTGACTCACACAACAAAATCTGAGCTGAAGGCAGCCAGGACTATTGGTGTTGTTGtagctgtatttttaatgtctttctgCCCATATTACTGTGTGTCTCTTGCAGGAGACACTGCACTGAATGGCTCATCTGCCTCCTTTGTGCTTTATGTGTTCTTTTCTAACTCCTgtctgaaccctctgatctatgcaCTGTTttatccctggtttagaaaagctgttaaaCTCATTGTCACTATTGAGATTCTGCAGCCTGGATCTTGTGAGGCCAGCGTACTATAG
- the LOC113123158 gene encoding trace amine-associated receptor 13c-like yields the protein MYHQEVEGEICEGQSKNTNTQGGRRDLRDQQTLKQRGGDELRKGERQLHTNTNTLLLSLAVSDFLVGLVPMPGEILRQTGCWSLGDFTCTLLKYVSYIISSTSVGNIIFISADRYVAICDPLHYPTRVTERRVKLCVCLCWLGSAFYNILFFKDELSEPGKYNSCYGQCVIFIDDIIGAVDVVVTFIAPVTVIIVLYMRVFVVAVSQARAMRSHITAVTLQRSVTVTTKSELKAARTLGVLVAVFLICFLPCYCLSLAGENLVNGLFSSYATYLFYFNSCLNPLIYALFYPWFRKTVKLIITLQILQPGSCEANIL from the exons ATGTACCACCAGGAGGTGGAAGGGGAGATATGTGAAGGACAgagtaaaaatacaaacacacagggaggaaggagggacCTCAGAGACCAGCAGACGCTGAAACAAAGAGGAGGGGATGAACTAAGAAAAGGTGAGAG gcagctccacacaaacactaacacccttctcctctctctggctgtctcagacTTTCTCGTGGGCCTTGTGCCGATGCCTGGAGAAATCCTTCGACAAACAGGCTGCTGGTCTCTTGGTGATTTCACATGTACTCTGCTTAAATATGTGTCCTACATCATTTCCTCCACCTCAGTGggaaacattattttcatatcagctgaccgttatgtggctatttgtgaccctctgcattaccCCACCAGAGTCACTGAGAGAAGAGTGaaactctgtgtttgtctgtgctggCTCGGTTCTGCTTTCTACAACATTCTCTTTTTTAAGGATGAACTGTCAGAACCAGGCAAATATAACTCCTGCTATGGACAGTGTGTGATTTTCATTGATGACATCATAGGAGCTGTGGATGTTGTTGTAACTTTTATTGCTCCAGTTACTGTCATCAttgttctgtatatgagagtgtttgttgtggctgtgtctcaggctcgggCCATGCGCTCTCATattacagctgtcacactgcagcgttcagtgactgtaacaacaaaatctgagctgaaagcagccaggactcttggtgttcTAGTAGCTGTGTTTTTGATATGTTTCCTCCCATGTTACTGTTTGTCTCTTGCAGGGGAGAACTTGGTCAATGGTTTATTCTCATCTTACGCAACCTATCTGTTCTACTTTAACTCCTgtctgaaccctctgatctatgccttgttttatccctggtttagaaaaactgttaaacttATTATCACTCTTCAGATTTTGCAACCTGGGTCTTGTGAGGCCAACATACTGTAG
- the LOC113123160 gene encoding trace amine-associated receptor 13c-like translates to MRECPFGNERQHLTVAGKGWEGHSCWLWKPLGRISPAVHAHTTIPLLKTSSLSCFNDYHPIALTPIIMKYFERLLIRNTKSLLPNSLDPLYSNSFMMPLTSRCTRQLHTNTNTLLLSLAVSDFLVGLVPMPGEILRQTGCWSLGDFTCTLLKYVSYIISSTSVGNIIFISADRYVAICDPLHYPTRVTERRVKLCVCLCWLGSAFYNILFFKDELTEPGKYNSCYGQCVIFISYIAGIVDPIVTFITPVTVIVVLYMRVFVVAVSQARAMRSHITAVTLQRSVTVTTTSELKAARTLGVLVAVFLMCFLPCYCLSLAGENLVNGLFSSYVTYLFYFNSCLNPLIYALFYPWFRKTVKLIITLQILQPGSCEANIL, encoded by the exons ATGAGGGAGTGCCCATTTGGCAACGAGAGACAGCATTTGACGGTGGCTGGAAAGGGCTGGGAGGGACATAGTTGTTGGCTGTGGAAACCACTTGGGCGAATCTCACCTGCTGTCCAT GCCCACACCACCATACCCCTGCTCAAGACATCATCCCTGTCCTGCTTCAATGATTACCACCCCATTGCACTTACACCCATCATCATGAAGTATTTTGAAAGGCTCCTTATAAGGAACACCAAGAGCCTGCTACCCAACTCACTAGACCCTCTGTATTCCAACAGTTTCATGATGCCACTAACCTCACGGTGTACCAG gcagctccacacaaacactaacacccttctcctctctctggctgtctcagacTTTCTCGTGGGCCTTGTGCCGATGCCTGGAGAAATCCTTCGACAAACAGGCTGCTGGTCTCTTGGTGATTTCACATGTACTCTGCTTAAATATGTGTCCTACATCATTTCCTCCACCTCAGTGggaaacattattttcatatcagctgaccgttatgtggctatttgtgaccctctgcattaccCCACCAGAGTCACTGAGAGAAGAGTGaaactctgtgtttgtctgtgctggCTCGGTTCTGCTTTCTACAACATTCTCTTTTTTAAGGATGAACTGACGGAACCAGGCAAATATAACTCCTGCTATGGACAGTGTGTAATTTTCATTAGCTATATTGCAGGAATTGTGGACCCAATTGTGACCTTTATTACTCCAGTTACTGTCATCGttgttctgtatatgagagtgtttgttgtggctgtgtctcaggctcgggCCATGCGCTCtcacattacagctgtcacactgcagcgttcagtgactgtaacaacaacatctgagctgaaagcagccaggactcttggtgttctagtagctgtgtttttgatgtgtttccTCCCATGTTACTGTTTGTCTCTTGCAGGGGAGAACTTGGTCAATGGTTTATTCTCATCTTACGTAACCTATCTGTTCTACTTTAACTCCTgtctgaaccctctgatctatgccttgttttatccctggtttagaaaaactgttaaacttATTATCACTCTTCAGATTCTGCAACCTGGGTCTTGTGAGGCCAACATACTGTAG
- the LOC113124000 gene encoding trace amine-associated receptor 13c-like, whose amino-acid sequence MEVEDGAELCFPQLNTSCRKPTFPGSDVLILHIVLYFVSVLTVALNLLIIISISHFRQLHTNTNTLLLSLAVSDFLVGLVPMPGEILRQTGCWFLGDFTCTLLKYVSYIISSTSVGNIIFISADRYVAICDPLHYPTRVTERRVKLCVCLCWLSSVFYNGLYFKDDLTKPGQYNSCYGQCVFFIDDIIGAVDVVVTFIAPVTVIIVLYMRVFVVAVSQARAMRSHITAVTLQRSVTLTTKSELKAARTLGVLVAVFLMCFFPYYCLSLAGENLVNGLFSSYVNYLFYFNSCLNPLIYALFYPWFRKTVKLIVTLQILQPGSCEANIL is encoded by the exons ATGGAGGTTGAGGATGGAGCAGagctctgctttccacaactcaacacctcctgcaggaagcCCACATTTCCAGGATCTGATGTTTTGATCCTTCACATTGTGCTGTattttgtctctgtgctcactgtggctctgaacctgctcatcatcatctcaaTCTCTCACTTCAG gcagctccacacaaacactaacaccctcctcctctctctggctgtctcagacTTTCTCGTGGGGCTCGTGCCGATGCCTGGAGAAATCCTTCGACAAACAGGCTGCTGGTTTCTTGGTGATTTCACATGTACTCTGCTTAAATATGTGTCCTACATCATTTCCTCCACCTCAGTGggaaacattattttcatatcagctgaccgttatgtggctatttgtgaccctctgcattaccCCACCAGAGTCACTGAGAGAAGAGTGaaactctgtgtttgtctgtgttggctCAGTTCTGTTTTCTACAACGGTCTCTATTTTAAGGATGATCTGACTAAACCAGGCCAATATAACTCCTGCtatggacagtgtgtgtttttcattgatGACATCATAGGAGCTGTGGATGTTGTTGTAACTTTTATTGCTCCAGTTACTGTCATCAtagttctgtatatgagagtgtttgttgtggctgtgtctcaggctcgggCCATGCGCTCtcacattacagctgtcacactgcagcgttcAGTGACTCTAACAACAAAATCTGagctgaaagcagccaggactcttggtgttctagtagctgtgtttttgatgtgtttcttcCCATATTACTGTTTGTCTCTTGCAGGGGAGAACTTGGTCAATGGTTTATTCTCATCTTACGTAAACTATCTGTTCTACTTTAACTCCTgtctgaaccctctgatctatgccttgttttatccctggtttagaaaaactgttaaactcATTGTCACTCTTCAGATTCTGCAACCTGGATCTTGTGAGGCCAACATACTGTAG
- the LOC113123161 gene encoding trace amine-associated receptor 13c-like, with amino-acid sequence MEVEDGAELCFPQLNTSCRKPTFPESDVLFLHIVLYFVSVLTVALNLLIIISISYFRQLHTNTNTLLLSLAVSDFLVGLVLMPGEILRQTGCWFLGDLMCFCYNYVSFIVTSTSIGHMVLISVDRYVAICDPLHYPTRVTERKVKFCVCLCWLSSVFYCSVIVQDDLTEPGRYNSCYGQCVFVISYIAGIVDVVVTFIAPVTVIIVLYMRVFVVAVSQARAMRSHITAVTQHRSMTVTKMKSELKAARTLGVLVALFLTCFCPYYCACLAKENLGNASFASFVLYLFYCNSCMNPLVYALFYPWFRKTFKLIVTLQIRQSGSCEAKIM; translated from the exons ATGGAGGTTGAGGATGGAGCAGagctctgctttccacaactcaacacctcctgcaggaagcCCACATTTCCAGAATCTGATGTTTTGTTCCTTCACATTGTGCTGTACtttgtctctgtgctcactgtggctctgaacctgctcatcatcatctcaaTCTCCTACTTCAG gcagctccacacaaacactaacaccctcctcctctctctggctgtctcagacTTTCTCGTGGGCCTTGTGCTGATGCCTGGAGAAATCCTTCGACAAACAGGCTGCTGGTTTCTTGGTGAtctcatgtgtttttgttataattATGTCTCCTTCATTGTTACATCCACCTCAATCGGACACATGGTTCTGATATCAGTCGAtcgttatgtggctatttgtgaccctctgcattaccCCACCAGAGTCACTGAGAGAAAAGTGaaattctgtgtttgtctgtgttggctCAGTTCTGTTTTCTACTGCAGTGTAATTGTACAGGATGATCTGACTGAACCAGGCAGATATAACTCCTGCTAcggacagtgtgtgtttgtcattagCTATATTGCAGGaattgttgatgttgttgtgaCCTTTATTGCTCCAGTTACTGTCATCAtagttctgtatatgagagtgtttgttgtggctgtgtctcaggctcgggCCATGCGCTCtcacattacagctgtcacacagcATCGTTCGATGACTGTAACAAAAATGAAGTCTGagctgaaagcagccaggactcttggtgttcTAGTTGCTCTATTTCTAACGTGTTTCTGTCCATATTACTGTGCCTGCCTTGCAAAGGAGAACTTAGGCAATGCTTCATTTGCCTCATTTGTGCTCTATCTATTCTATTGTAACTCATGTATGAACCCTCTGGTCTATGCCTTGTTttatccctggtttagaaaaacCTTTAAACTCATTGTCACTCTTCAGATTCGGCAGTCTGGGTCTTGTGAGGCCAAAATAATGTAG